A portion of the Paenibacillus hamazuiensis genome contains these proteins:
- a CDS encoding GNAT family N-acetyltransferase gives MEFKTVGEWDETLWNEAETVYAEAFPEHGRKPRKIIRSMFEKKMVFLHVAKERSDVIAMALTGKLPELNALLIDYLAVRESVRQRGVGQQFFGRIREWAAAEQRLSGIVIEIESENSETNRDRFRFWTRCGFAATDYIHRYIWVPETYLAMYLPLTPGARLPHDGEALFKSITAFHQKAYRGR, from the coding sequence ATGGAATTCAAAACGGTCGGCGAATGGGACGAAACTTTGTGGAATGAGGCGGAGACGGTATATGCCGAGGCGTTCCCGGAGCACGGCAGAAAGCCGCGCAAAATTATACGCAGCATGTTCGAAAAAAAGATGGTTTTCCTGCATGTCGCCAAAGAGCGGTCCGATGTGATCGCCATGGCGCTGACAGGCAAGCTCCCGGAGCTGAATGCGCTGCTGATCGATTATTTGGCAGTCCGCGAGAGCGTGAGACAGCGCGGCGTCGGTCAGCAATTTTTCGGCCGCATCCGGGAATGGGCCGCCGCCGAGCAAAGACTGAGCGGCATTGTCATCGAAATCGAGTCGGAGAATTCGGAGACGAACCGCGACCGGTTTCGCTTTTGGACCCGCTGCGGTTTTGCTGCAACCGACTACATCCACCGTTACATTTGGGTGCCGGAAACGTATTTGGCGATGTATTTGCCGCTGACGCCAGGCGCACGTTTGCCTCATGACGGAGAAGCGTTGTTCAAAAGCATTACGGCGTTCCACCAAAAGGCTTACCGAGGACGGTAA